A DNA window from Lagenorhynchus albirostris chromosome 5, mLagAlb1.1, whole genome shotgun sequence contains the following coding sequences:
- the LOC132520703 gene encoding keratin-associated protein 11-1 translates to MSYNCSTKKRSSRLIGGQYTVPVAPVATVSTPDVDCLSGIYLPSSFQTGSWLLDHCQKTCCEPTACQPTCYQPTPCVSSPVQVTCSWKTTCVSNPCSTPCSRPLTFVSSGCQPLGGISTVCQPVKSVSTVCQPVGGVSTICQPACGVSRMYQQSCVSSCRRLC, encoded by the coding sequence ATGTCCTACAACTGCTCCACAAAGAAACGCTCTTCCAGGCTGATTGGAGGACAGTACACCGTGCCAGTGGCCCCAGTTGCCACAGTTTCTACCCCGGATGTCGACTGCCTGAGTGGCATCTATTTGCCCAGCTCCTTCCAAACTGGCTCCTGGCTCCTGGACCACTGTCAGAAGACCTGCTGCGAGCCCACTGCTTGCCAGCCAACCTGCTACCAGCCAACTCCTTGTGTCTCCAGCCCTGTCCAGGTGACCTGCTCTTGGAAGACCACTTGTGTCTCCAATCCTTGCTCAACTCCCTGCAGCCGGCCGCTCACCTTTGTCTCCAGTGGCTGTCAGCCCCTGGGCGGCATCTCTACTGTGTGCCAACCAGTGAAAAGTGTCTCCACTGTCTGCCAGCCGGTGGGAGGAGTCTCCACCATCTGCCAACCAGCCTGCGGGGTCTCCAGGATGTACCAGCAGTCCTGCGTGTCCAGCTGCCGAAGACTTTGCTGA